The Ornithodoros turicata isolate Travis chromosome 7, ASM3712646v1, whole genome shotgun sequence genome includes a region encoding these proteins:
- the LOC135400587 gene encoding acetylcholinesterase-1-like codes for MESSGASPTKLDLRPSILKPLQGSWLMEVYTSLKQRPALMRSGFEKNNGTTQMDQAIVWCLQELPAEDILKAELSLFPIHLFTFMPSYGDALVPTNPTQAIKEGRMLPVDIMVGSNSDEGTIAFYTLIPEGVPSNWTAQFPPAVVQSIIKHDLDDVEPSDSSAVFNAMTDSAGNFLLDCPTVFAAESFSAHLRNVHGYQFAHRPSVSFWPEAFGVTHTEEIPFVFGLPVRYNQRGYSADDSRMSESVMNAWTSFARTGYV; via the exons ATGGAGAGTTCAGGCGCGTCCCCAACAAAGCTGGACTTGCGACCTAGTATCCTGAAGCCCCTGCAAGGTTCGTGGCTCATGGAAGTGTACACTTCGCTCAAGCAGCGCCCAGCTCTGATGCGATCTGGATTTGAAAAA AACAACGGCACCACTCAGATGGACCAAGCGATCGTGTGGTGCTTACAAGAACTTCCAGCTGAAGATATTTTGAAGGCAGAGCTTTCACTGTTTCCCATTCATTTATTTACGTTTATGCCTTCGTACGGGGATGCACTGGTTCCTACTAATCCAACGCAAGCAATCAAAGAAGGTCGCATGCTTCCGGTAGATATCATGGTGGGCAGCAACTCTGACGAAGGCACCATCGCTTTCTATACCTTGATTCCCGAAGGGGTGCCTTCTAACTGGACCGCACAA TTCCCGCCTGCCGTAGTCCAGAGCATTATAAAACACGACCTGGACGACGTCGAGCCGTCTGACTCGTCGGCTGTCTTCAATGCAATGACCGACTCCGCAGGGAACTTTCTGCTCGACTGTCCAACAGTGTTCGCTGCGGAAAGTTTCAGTGCTCATCTCCGCAACGTGCACGGCTACCAGTTCGCCCATCGTCCTTCAGTCAGTTTCTGGCCTGAAGCGTTCGGTGTCACCCACACCGAGGAGATACCATTTGTCTTCGGTCTTCCCGTACGCTACAATCAAAGAGGCTATTCCGCTGATGATAGCAGGATGAGTGAAAGTGTCATGAACGCGTGGACGAGCTTTGCCCGTACTGGGTACGTGTGA